The following are from one region of the Methanorbis furvi genome:
- a CDS encoding DUF5906 domain-containing protein has translation MNINSEYQDVDLASFAGPICPAESSAEVCIVESDPLALPKNTLRLGELRADIFYADDLGRCRVRSLSFSQYLCELFRPVTVGGKLFVYDAETGLYAENARTVESEIQRLVDASGYTGPVRDMKSDLLSRVTDFRVRSVSPFDQVMGIPAADCVVEFGEDGCVSKVPYGPSLFVRSRAATSFADAPADFPEGEKFFAEISCGDPDWVRDVFKILGYCLLLGNPSQKFFVFHGSGGNGKGVLIEWVMRALGELAGRVSARELFVNSSSQRETSLASHVHRRLLVVSEAGGGVLNDDLVKRLTGDANVVLNAIYRGEAEYRVNGTLVFVTNSLPMFSTGGRGMMRREVCVPFDLDVPVEMQDEGLLERLATPEGNRWLFAKLVAGAQEYVDAESKAGFWASLCPRITGDSRTVIAGQDSLGEFVRVCLVPEEGARTPGRVVFERWYSWEFGDEQGMHESRGGRGLRRNVSASELYSGLRLRGVEVQRRMRVSGRLESNVLVGWRLRDE, from the coding sequence ATGAACATCAACTCCGAATATCAGGATGTGGACCTTGCATCTTTTGCGGGTCCGATTTGCCCGGCAGAGTCTTCTGCTGAGGTTTGTATCGTTGAGAGCGATCCCCTTGCTCTTCCGAAGAACACGCTGCGGCTCGGCGAGCTGCGCGCGGACATTTTCTATGCTGATGATCTTGGACGCTGCCGCGTGCGGTCTCTGTCGTTTTCGCAGTATCTGTGCGAGCTGTTCCGGCCGGTTACGGTTGGCGGCAAGCTGTTTGTGTATGATGCGGAGACTGGTCTGTATGCGGAGAATGCGCGAACAGTTGAGTCTGAGATTCAGCGGCTGGTGGACGCGTCCGGCTATACCGGGCCGGTGCGGGATATGAAGTCTGATCTTCTGTCGCGCGTTACTGATTTTCGGGTGCGGAGTGTGAGTCCGTTCGATCAGGTGATGGGGATTCCTGCGGCTGATTGTGTGGTTGAGTTTGGAGAGGATGGATGCGTAAGTAAGGTTCCCTACGGGCCGAGTCTGTTTGTGCGGAGCCGGGCTGCGACCAGCTTTGCGGACGCGCCCGCAGATTTTCCTGAAGGGGAGAAGTTTTTTGCTGAGATTTCGTGCGGCGACCCGGACTGGGTGCGGGATGTGTTCAAAATTCTCGGGTACTGTCTGCTGCTCGGGAATCCCTCTCAGAAGTTTTTTGTGTTTCACGGCTCGGGCGGGAACGGGAAAGGGGTTCTGATTGAGTGGGTGATGCGTGCGCTCGGGGAGCTTGCGGGACGAGTATCTGCCCGGGAGCTGTTTGTGAACTCTTCTTCGCAGCGTGAGACAAGTCTTGCGAGTCATGTGCATCGGCGGCTGCTGGTGGTGAGTGAGGCTGGTGGCGGCGTGCTGAATGATGATCTGGTGAAGCGGCTGACGGGAGATGCGAATGTGGTGCTGAATGCGATTTACCGGGGCGAGGCTGAGTATCGGGTGAACGGGACGCTGGTGTTTGTGACAAATTCGCTGCCGATGTTTTCTACCGGCGGGCGGGGGATGATGCGGCGGGAGGTGTGCGTTCCGTTTGATCTGGATGTTCCTGTGGAGATGCAGGATGAGGGGCTGCTTGAGCGGCTGGCAACTCCTGAGGGGAACCGCTGGCTGTTTGCGAAGCTGGTTGCGGGCGCTCAGGAGTATGTGGACGCGGAGAGTAAGGCAGGGTTCTGGGCGTCTCTGTGTCCGAGGATTACGGGGGATTCGCGAACTGTGATTGCGGGTCAGGATAGTCTCGGGGAGTTTGTGCGGGTGTGTCTGGTTCCAGAGGAGGGGGCACGGACTCCGGGGCGTGTGGTGTTTGAGCGCTGGTATTCGTGGGAGTTCGGGGATGAGCAGGGGATGCATGAGTCACGGGGCGGGCGTGGTCTGCGGAGGAATGTGAGTGCGTCTGAGCTGTATTCCGGGCTTCGGCTGCGAGGGGTCGAGGTGCAGAGGCGGATGCGGGTTTCCGGGAGGCTGGAGAGTAATGTTCTGGTTGGCTGGCGTCTGCGTGATGAGTGA